AACTTGGTACGGCAGAGGGACGGGCACTGGCTGCAAGGACTCGCGGATCGGTGTATCTCCTTCGTGACCGCAACACGACGAAGGCATTGGAGCAGTTTGAGAATGCACTAACTGTGGGGCTGACGCCCGGGGGGCCAAGCCATGTGGCTGAGGCGAGCGCGGTCGGTTGCGATGCGAACACTCAGGCGTTGAACCGGAATGAAGAGACCGGCAACCACTGGGCGCCCGCGCTGCGGGACCGTGTTGAAGGCCACCGGCAACTGGGTGGAGGCGTTTTCGCTGTTTCACCAGGCGCTCGCTACCTACAACACGTTGGGCAGCACAAGAGATATAGCACTGACGTTGAATGTTCTCGGCATCGTTCTCAAGAACAGCGGACAATATCCGGAAGCACTTGAGCACTTCTATCGCTCGTTATCGTTGTTTGAGGAGCTCGGCGATCATGATGGAGTGGCTCTTGTGACCGACAATATCGGTTCTGTCTACTACATGATCGAAGACTACCAATTGGCCATTGAGTTTCGAGAGCGTTCGCTGCGGCATTACGAATCTGTCGGAGATGAACGGAGTGTCTCTAGCATACTGTCGAACATCGGCAACGTCTACGTTGTGAAGAATGACTTCGATCGTGCTCTGGAGTATTACCGCCGGGCATCAGCGATCGCCTCGAGGATGGGAACGCAACGAGATGTTGCCCGCACGACGGGACTAATACTCGGTGTACTCGTACGTAAGGGGCCATCGGACGAAGCCGATCAACTGCTTGCCTCACTGGATGCGATGTCGATCCCGGACGTTAACACGAGACTATACATGGAATCGAGTCGTGCATTGCTCCAGGAGCAACGCGGGATGTATGACGAATCCAGAAAGACACTTCTTTCCTCACTGATGGTCGCTCAGGAATGCGCCCTCCCCTTTGATGAGGTAGGCATCCATGGTCAGTTGCGAGATCTCGCACTCAAACAGAACGATCTTGCAGCCTATGTAGAACACAACAACGCCTACCAGCGCATCAACGAAGAGATCAACGGCAAGGCCACCACAACTACGCTTGCCATGCAAGAAGCGGAGAGGAAGATGGCCAAAGAACGCCAGGCGCATGAGAAGCACCTTGCTATTCTCCATTCCACTCTTCCACAACACATTGCCGAGCGAGTGGCAAGGGGCGAGGTGGTCAACGATCACTATGAAAACGCCTCCGTGATCTTCCTCGATATCGTGGGCTTCACGGATCTATCGTCTTCCATGAAGTCGCAAGATGTGATCACCTTGCTGGACAATATTTTCACGCAATGCGACGCGATCTGTGAACAATACAACGTCACCAAGATCAAGACGATTGGCGAGCGGCGGTTTTGAAACGGCGAATCGGTGGTTCGTGCGCGACCATGATGAACGTCACCTCAACGGCGGAAAGGCGCTACGCCGATCATCGAGTTCAGAATCGGCCCCTGGGGGCCGGGGCGCCGGTGGAGCGGCACCGGGGGGGGGGGGGGGGGGGGGGGGCGAGCCGGGGAGAGTCGAGGACAGACCAACCCAGGCATTCGCTGCGCGCCTCTTTAGGTGACTCTGTCGAGCGACCTGTGCAGGTTGTTGAGCGGGGTACATTCGAGATCAAGGGCAAAGGCATGATGAAGACGTACTGGCTAGAGTGATCTGCGCCAACACAACATGAATTTCGAGGTACACCCATGCGAATCATCCTCTTGCTTATCATCGCAGGCCTGTTCGTTCTGAACGGAGAGGCCCGTGGACAGCATTGCACGAATGATCTTCGTTACACCGAGGTTGTGTTTTTTGACTCGACAGAGGCGTCGCGTTAGGCCGCCAACCGTTGGAAGTCCTGCAGGACCTGACGGCCTGTTGCCGTGCCGAGGATCAGCCTTTGGGGTTTTCGTCGGGGACAAGCAATCGGGCGACATCAGATCTGTTTCACCTGGCCAGCGTGGCTTGTGTGCCGTGAATCGGTGGACGACCGTCAACAGGCACGATATCGCGCGATTCAGGATGGCCATGCTGCCCTGCGATTCGTTGTCCGCAACGCGTCTACTGTCAGGATCGATACCAGTTGGTTGTTTGTAGGAGGTCAGGCCTTGCGCTGGGCAGTGTGCGCAGGGAGCTCGACAGCCTTTCCTTGCTCTATGCCACATCCGCCGTGAGTGCTGAGTTGGGAGGTCTTCATCGGTCCGGGAATGACTTGACGACCACCTACTCCATCAAGGGTGTATTCAATAACTGGGGTGGCGTTGTTGAAAGCGAGGTTGATCTCGACGAAATGATCCCTACCATTTCATTTCATGGTGGACTTGATCCTGGTCGATCGACGCGACATCGTCACTGATCGGGTCAAGAGCGATCCATGAAGACCTGATCGCCAAGAATGTATGTAGTGAGTTGACCGTTGATGCGTCGGGTGGACACGGCATCTTTCGTGATGCCTCCAGCGCATTCAGAGCGCAGCGGGCGAGTTGCTTTTTCCGTAGATTCTTCTGCAAGAGTTGCTCGAGTCTATATACAACAGATTCGATCCCGTCTTCGTGCTCAACGCCAAACCACGTCAACGAACAACCACGTGGGTCTGCCTTCCGCGTCGATCCCAATCCATTTGATCATACGTGTACGATCTCAGGACTTGACGGTATGGCGGAGATCACGGTGTACAATAGCTTTGGACAGTTGGTCTACAAGGACAATGTCGGCAATGGGCCAGTACTATTTGATGTGTCGCCCGGATTGTATGTCTTGTGCAACCCTTTGGAAGCGTCAGCACGTTCACGTCTATCGTGATGAAGCGTTAAGACCGATGGTGTTGTTGCAAGCCTACCGTTGATTGTGCATCGGAAGACCAACACCTGGTCACGGATCCAACGCGCCCAGACGTTGCATCGTGATGCGAGCAGCGGCGCCCATGTCCAGGCTGAACTGTGTTGCTGCTAGCTGATTCAAGACTTCGATCGCTAGCTCACGCGTTGTGATGCGTGTGAAGTCCGTCCAGTCATCATAGATGTCATCTGGCAGGAAGTCGCCGGTATAGAGGTCGGCAACACGACCGAGTTCTTCAAGGCGTTGATGAGGATCGATGATCGATATGGCGGTGGTTGCACGTGCCGTATAGTCGTGAAGGTCCACAACGGAGTCTGGCCCAAGATCAAGGGTGTACGAGCCGTCGCGGAACTGAATGTAACGAGAGGTTTGACGCGGTTTGATGCCTGGTTCAAGAGCCGTGCGGATGGCGCTGACGGCGTTCTGCAGGGTTGGCAAACATCGTTCAACATCTACGTCCTCGCCCCATACATGCATCACGATCTCATCAACGCTCACGGAGCGTCGATGTCGCGTTACCAAGTACTTGAAGACATCACGCGCTTTCTTGCGCTTCCATTCTTCCATTGAGATCTCTGTGCCGCCCCTTTCCACACAAAACGAACCAAGCGTGCTGACCTTGAAGGCATATTCGGTTGCTTCATGAGGAGTGGTGATCTCGTCCGACGTTTTTGGCGGCAACGGCTTGATGGTAACATCGATCTCGTCGAGGACAGGCAACGAAAGGGAAACAGTTGACGCCGCGATCCTACGGAAGATGTCAACGGCCTTGTCTACAGCATCCATTGATGACGTACCAGTCTCCTTGTGTTGACGCATATACAAACCGGCTCGCACAAAGGCCACGGATCGTTTCAGCACAGTGTTGCCGATCTCGTCACAGAGTTCGTCGGCTTCGACCAAGAGTTGCTCGGCAAGTTCCGGTTTGCCCGCCGTACCGTAAACTTCGGCCATGCGGGTAAGGCAAAGAGCTTGACCGTTCAGATGTCCGGATTCGCGATAGACATTACGTGCCCTCGCAAAACAGTTGAGGGCTGTTGGCAGATCATTCAACTTCAGATAGACATCACCTAGGACGCCGCAACAGTCACCAACAAGATGTCCGGGATAATGCTCCTCCGCAATATCCAGGGCTCGCTTCCCTACCTCATACGCCTCGGCAGGCTTGCCGATACCGGTCAGAGCCATTGCTAGGAACTTAAATCCATTCACCTTTGCCATGCGACGGCCAAGAGAATCGGCTAGACCGATCACCTCAGTGGCGTACTCGATCACGAGTGCGTACTGCCTGTTGTTGATGAGCTGAACGCAAAGTCGCAGAAGGACCACCACTCGACCGGATTCATCTCCATCGAGATCGAACAGCGCTTCTGCCTGACGCAATAGTTCGATCGATCTTTCAACGTCGCCATTGGCACCGACAGCCTCGGCATGCCGAAGCAACACCGATGGGGTCACGTGACCATTGAGCTGTTGTGATAGATCCATTGCGCTCGTGGTGATCTCTCGTGCCTTGATGACGTTATTCGCAATGTACTGTCGAGAGAGCAGCACTAACAGTTCCACTTCTAGTGGGGACTGCTTGCCCCCTATCAAGCGAAGTCCATCTTCACAATGCTGAATGGCTACATCCAGCTGTGTGCGGATCATGTGATGTGTTGCCAGTGCATAGTGCACTCTTGCCGATGATTGGTCATCGTCGGTATTCTGATGTTCTGTTAGCAGGGCTTCGAGTTCAGCACGAATCTCGTGTGTGGTCTCTCCCTTACCGTGCAGGTTCGCGGCCCGAGACAGAACATCATCGCTATGTTTTCGGATCTCTTGAGTCATGGTGGCAGCGTCTAAACTACCACCATGTTCTCAATACCGGTTCTTACGGACGTTCATCGGATAGAACGGCGACCTCTGCCAAAACAGCGTCCACTGCACGGTCAATTTCATCGTCGTTGACGCGGGCACCGTCCATGATCAATCGGACACCATTGAAGAAGTGATGGAGCTGGTATTCAACGTTCGCTGACGCGTTTTTATGTTTCGACTCGATAATGATCCAACACTTATGATCTGTATCATTTCCGCCCTCAGTTGCAGACGCACCGCAGATCTCTTGGACCGAATATGCATCGCCTTTTGGCTTGTGGGTGTTGATCAGCTTGCGGAACACCTTCTCTGCATCACCGGCTTTGATTGAGCCGTCTCTGGTAGCTCCTTCTTCCAACTCGGCCATGGCTTCGCGAACCTTCTGAATGGCCGGGAGGAGCAGTGCGGCAGTCTCCGTTCCATTACCGGAATAGATCTCCATGGCCTCTTCAAGTCCCTCGGTTTCTCCATCTACTCCACCGAGCTTGATCAAATAGTCCCCGCCCGCTGCTACTTGTCCGTCGGTCATGGACCCCGGATCTTCCGCCACCGTCGGTGCCACAGCATCCGAGCACCCGATCACGACCACAGCACATGCCGCAGCCATCACAAACGTTGCAAATACACGCATTATTGACTCCATCAGAAAGTGTGAGTAAGAATTGATGATGCAACTTGTGATGTGGCACTCACCGCTAACTCACCGGGAGCGTTCCGTGGACCGATGAGATACCGTAGATTCGGCTTCACCCGATCACCACTGCTCCGAGGTCCTATGCCACTGGTCTTCACCGATCCGTCCCTTCATCTGCGTCTTCGTTCAAAGAAGGTCGCAGCACTCCTCACGACGAACGTCGACGCAAAGAAGCTCGCCATCAGCAAGGCAAAGGCTTCTGCCCTGATCTCCACTTCTCGTACGAAGCTCGTTGCCGGAAAACCACAGTCCTTTACGCTGCTGCAGGATCGCATCTCCAAGATCAAACGTACGCGCGGAGCCTCCGTCAAGCGTGCCATCGATACACGCGCAATGCGTACTCCGGACCAGATCATCGCGGCTTTTGTGCTGCGGGTGAAGGTCTCTCGCAGCGCGGCGAAGTCTCTGGCAACGCCGGCTCGATTGATCGTTCGAAGCACCCAGGCAAATCTTGCTGCGTTTGTGAAGGGGCTTTCGGGATGTTTGGGCGTGGACGTGGCTTCGATCGGTGTTGTTGTGAAACGTTTGCCCCTTACACCCGGACCTGTGACGAGCTACTCGGTGATGTTTCCGATCGATCACACCAGCGTTCGTACTGAGCTTCTCAATCTCGCGTGGGCCATGCGCAAGAAAGGGGTGTTTCATTCGGTAGCGGTGAGTGGACTCCGCGGAAACTTCTTTGCGCCTACCGCAGCTACACGCGCCGAACGAAACTTCGACTGGCATCTCGATCTCACTCGCGCTTCTCGCGCACACGCCATCCCACCAAAGCGGGGCGGACGTGCACTTGGCGAAGGGATCGTCATCGCACACATCGATTCGGGTTGGGCCGAACACTCCCAGTATAACAGCGCACAGATCGACATCGCACGATCACACAATGTTGTCACAGGTGCAACGGGTTCGGAGAATGCAAAACACTCGATCAGAAATCGTGATGCCGATGCACCACAGATCACTCACGGGACGGCAACGGGGTCGGTGATCCTCGGCGGACGGATCGATGACGGACAGGAACTCATCAGCACGGCATCGGACGCTGCTCTTGCGTTCGGTACAGAATCCGACGGCAAGCGCAAGTACAATGACAAACGGGTCCTCGACACTAACGGTCACCTTACCGGAGTTGCCCCAAAGGCAACGATGCTTCCCATCAAATTCATCAATGACTCGGCATTGCTCGAGATCACAGACCGCGGAGTGCATGGCGCCGGAGTGTTTCGTCTCTTCGATGAAGACCTCATCAATGCTATACAGTATGCGATCGATGCAAAGGCACACGTGATATCGCTCAGTGTCGGCGGCTTGTTGCATGACGAAGTACGCGAGATCATCAACACGGCTGTAGAGAAACACAACATCATCATAGCCGCAGCTGTTGGCCAGACATACCTTAGCAACGCCGTCAGTGCGATTGCCGATGGACTCAACGTAGTAGGTGTGGGAGGGGGCGATTCCGTTGTACTCCCTGCAGCGTATTCGAATGTGATCGCCGTTGCCGGCTGTAGTCCGTCAGGAGAGCCATGGAGTGAAACCCACCGAGGCCCGAACGTAGACATCACAGCACCGGCGGATGCCATCTGGATCGCTGACTACAAATCAAAGGACAGCAGATCCGGCAATGCTACCCGCGGCGAAACTCTCGAATGTGCTTCCGGCACTTCCTTTGCGGCACCGCATGTAGCTGGCGCTGCTGCGTTGTGGCTAGCCCATCATGGACGTCAAACACTGATCGGTCAGTATGGCCCTGCCGGCATCCCTCTCGCATGGGTTTTCCGTCAACAGATCCAAAAGACGGCACGTGCCATCGGCACGTGGGACGACGGATTGTATGGTCCGGGGATCATCAACATCGAAGCTCTGCTCAACGAACCACTGCCACGTCCACAGGATGTTGTACCGCCCCCTGCCATGGTTAACGGCATCGTTCCCGGAGTGAGTGGGGGCTTGGAAGCCGCGGGTGAAGCCTTCCAAGATGCCTTCCTCGAATTCATGGACTGGGCAGGCGCACAGGCGGACAATGCAGAACGTCAGGCTGCGATCATCTGGCTTGCCGGACAACAGGCTGCTGACCGAACCATCAAGGACCTCGGCAATGCATGGGCGCAGCTCGACGCCGCCGCCCAAGGCGCAGCCGCAGACGTGAAGGCCGAGATCGATCGTACCAAACGTGATATCGAGCGCGGCATCAACGACGTTGTAAAACAAACCGAAGACGCCATTGAAGAGGCCGGCGATCAGATCGAAGACGTCATCGATGAAGCCGGCAAGGCTGTCGAAGAGTTCTCCGATAACGT
This region of Ignavibacteria bacterium genomic DNA includes:
- a CDS encoding tetratricopeptide repeat protein; translated protein: MKRPATTGRPRCGTVLKATGNWVEAFSLFHQALATYNTLGSTRDIALTLNVLGIVLKNSGQYPEALEHFYRSLSLFEELGDHDGVALVTDNIGSVYYMIEDYQLAIEFRERSLRHYESVGDERSVSSILSNIGNVYVVKNDFDRALEYYRRASAIASRMGTQRDVARTTGLILGVLVRKGPSDEADQLLASLDAMSIPDVNTRLYMESSRALLQEQRGMYDESRKTLLSSLMVAQECALPFDEVGIHGQLRDLALKQNDLAAYVEHNNAYQRINEEINGKATTTTLAMQEAERKMAKERQAHEKHLAILHSTLPQHIAERVARGEVVNDHYENASVIFLDIVGFTDLSSSMKSQDVITLLDNIFTQCDAICEQYNVTKIKTIGERRF
- a CDS encoding tetratricopeptide repeat protein, which produces MTQEIRKHSDDVLSRAANLHGKGETTHEIRAELEALLTEHQNTDDDQSSARVHYALATHHMIRTQLDVAIQHCEDGLRLIGGKQSPLEVELLVLLSRQYIANNVIKAREITTSAMDLSQQLNGHVTPSVLLRHAEAVGANGDVERSIELLRQAEALFDLDGDESGRVVVLLRLCVQLINNRQYALVIEYATEVIGLADSLGRRMAKVNGFKFLAMALTGIGKPAEAYEVGKRALDIAEEHYPGHLVGDCCGVLGDVYLKLNDLPTALNCFARARNVYRESGHLNGQALCLTRMAEVYGTAGKPELAEQLLVEADELCDEIGNTVLKRSVAFVRAGLYMRQHKETGTSSMDAVDKAVDIFRRIAASTVSLSLPVLDEIDVTIKPLPPKTSDEITTPHEATEYAFKVSTLGSFCVERGGTEISMEEWKRKKARDVFKYLVTRHRRSVSVDEIVMHVWGEDVDVERCLPTLQNAVSAIRTALEPGIKPRQTSRYIQFRDGSYTLDLGPDSVVDLHDYTARATTAISIIDPHQRLEELGRVADLYTGDFLPDDIYDDWTDFTRITTRELAIEVLNQLAATQFSLDMGAAARITMQRLGALDP
- a CDS encoding S8/S53 family peptidase, with the translated sequence MPLVFTDPSLHLRLRSKKVAALLTTNVDAKKLAISKAKASALISTSRTKLVAGKPQSFTLLQDRISKIKRTRGASVKRAIDTRAMRTPDQIIAAFVLRVKVSRSAAKSLATPARLIVRSTQANLAAFVKGLSGCLGVDVASIGVVVKRLPLTPGPVTSYSVMFPIDHTSVRTELLNLAWAMRKKGVFHSVAVSGLRGNFFAPTAATRAERNFDWHLDLTRASRAHAIPPKRGGRALGEGIVIAHIDSGWAEHSQYNSAQIDIARSHNVVTGATGSENAKHSIRNRDADAPQITHGTATGSVILGGRIDDGQELISTASDAALAFGTESDGKRKYNDKRVLDTNGHLTGVAPKATMLPIKFINDSALLEITDRGVHGAGVFRLFDEDLINAIQYAIDAKAHVISLSVGGLLHDEVREIINTAVEKHNIIIAAAVGQTYLSNAVSAIADGLNVVGVGGGDSVVLPAAYSNVIAVAGCSPSGEPWSETHRGPNVDITAPADAIWIADYKSKDSRSGNATRGETLECASGTSFAAPHVAGAAALWLAHHGRQTLIGQYGPAGIPLAWVFRQQIQKTARAIGTWDDGLYGPGIINIEALLNEPLPRPQDVVPPPAMVNGIVPGVSGGLEAAGEAFQDAFLEFMDWAGAQADNAERQAAIIWLAGQQAADRTIKDLGNAWAQLDAAAQGAAADVKAEIDRTKRDIERGINDVVKQTEDAIEEAGDQIEDVIDEAGKAVEEFSDNVGEAASDVGNAVAGFFGW